A portion of the Podospora pseudoanserina strain CBS 124.78 chromosome 2, whole genome shotgun sequence genome contains these proteins:
- a CDS encoding hypothetical protein (EggNog:ENOG503NWAE; COG:E) has product MKLIDYADSIIGATNRLAQEFTENNNNNNKMVLIIGGGVSGLMTVWILLDRGYRVSVAAKEWYGEDTNKDGSMCSKTAGALWEYSPSGRRLSENWAPAVAFPEPAQVRLWAMHSFLFYEHLAKKSQLEEFGARMIALYQSSHYSHKDNRQGADSQTQENAREHHRKSQAIARLDTGYGDFRGKFKAGYRSLPLEYWDTFEFREWEDALSATNYLGSVRLKWGYRHEAGAIDTHTAMEFLMKTVRFKEAISATREIKGDSSSTGRKTHA; this is encoded by the coding sequence ATGAAACTCATAGATTATGCAGATTCTATCATTGGTGCTACCAATCGACTCGCTCAAGAGTTCActgaaaacaacaacaacaacaacaagatggtCCTCATCATCGGAGGTGGGGTCAGTGGATTGATGACAGTCTGGATTcttctggataggggttaTCGTGTCTCGGTTGCTGCCAAAGAATGGTACGGGGAGGATACAAACAAGGATGGTTCTATGTGTTCTAAGACTGCTGGAGCTCTGTGGGAGTACTCCCCAAGTGGTCGTCGCTTGTCAGAGAACTGGGCTCCTGCGGTTGCATTTCCCGAGCCCGCGCAGGTTCGGTTGTGGGCGATGCACAGCTTTCTGTTCTATGAGCACTTAGCCAAGAAAAGTCAGCTGGAAGAGTTCGGAGCCAGAATGATCGCACTGTATCAATCTTCCCATTACAGTCATAAGGATAACAGGCAGGGGGCTGACAGCCAAACTCAGGAGAATGCGCGCGAACACCACAGAAAGTCGCAAGCTATTGCGCGCCTGGACACCGGGTATGGAGACTTCCGCGGGAAGTTTAAGGCTGGTTATCGAAGCCTTCCACTTGAATACTGGGATACATTCGAGTTTCGAGAATGGGAGGACGCCCTGAGTGCAACAAACTATCTTGGCTCAGTTAGGCTGAAATGGGGCTACAGACACGAGGCGGGGGCTATAGACACTCATACCGCTATGGAATTCTTGATGAAGACCGTCAGGTTCAAGGAAGCAATCTCCGCGACCCGTGAGATCAAGGGAGATTCTTCATCTACAGGAAGAAAAACTCATGCGTGA
- a CDS encoding hypothetical protein (COG:S; EggNog:ENOG503NUWV) — MAGPGGGPPRRSHTKSRKGCESCKRRHIRCDESFPQCRNCTKHKVRCPYNDITQPDERSCSPDKPDLMWTPQIEEEINQWKVTGVFPFPHIYPAPTPCDLTLDQLRLIHHVASISEQMESLNANGFTLWTRRIPTIIQIGATYDYVLHALLAFSATHLAHLTDCPLVGNMAYEHRGIALNRLQEAIGCFSRENSDAILAASLVLSWQATDWKSWTELMQGTSTIIDAMESWKHESLFGDFIAESSTFPTGPPSPTPDHQPSQPCAADMDSYQRTLKQLQKLEHHLKQSHESPKPITQLIAFMKGSRKIVLTQPLHQQFERLRALRTWLFWLPVDMLQQSSCSPNSLVVIAHYYTAALLMERLFPDIGAAYFGSLTVKPIEEIHQRLNSSERGQTSLSFMDHPLGTVYEFRSRMGWAHPVDTPAFHQYTAPPFYMNDGSPAMVPAASPEYFYGDNVSFSYSTEDLSVPNSAVSPLQLSSPFPHSGNQQYLNIPSPYGAYSPVSSVYGDFGDAGHSDFEDSGNWTVPYSAASPVMGPASHRYSVGFVSSPIQSTWA, encoded by the exons GCCGCCACATCAGATGTGATGAAAGCTTCCCTCAATG CCGCAACTGCACCAAGCACAAGGTCCGCTGCCCCTACAACGACATCACTCAGCCTGATGAGAGGTCTTGCTCGCCTGACAAGCCCGACCTCATGTGGACCCCtcagattgaggaggagatcaaccaGTGGAAGGTTACCGGGGTGTTCCCATTCCCGCACATCTATCCTGCACCGACACCCTGTGACTTGACTCTGGACCAGCTCAGGCTGATCCACCATGTTGCGTCCATCAGCGAGCAGATGGAGAGCCTCAATGCCAATGGCTTCACGCTTTGGACGCGGCGGATTCCCAC AATCATCCAGATCGGTGCTACCTACGACTATGTCTTGCATGCGCTGCTGGCGTTTTCCGCCACGCACCTTGCGCACCTGACCGACTGCCCATTGGTTGGCAACATGGCCTACGAGCACCGGGGCATTGCGCTGAACCGCCTTCAAGAAGCCATCGGCTGCTTCTCGAGAGAGAACTCCGACGCCATCCTGGCGGCTTCGCTCGTGCTGTCGTGGCAAGCCACGGATTG GAAGAGCTGGACCGAACTCATGCAAGGAACCTCGACG ATTATCGATGCCATGGAATCCTGGAAACACGAGTCCCTGTTTGGCGACTTCATCGCCGAGAGCAGCACGTTCCCTACCGGCCCTCCGTCGCCCACCCCGgaccaccagcccagccagccatgcGCTGCCGACATGGACAGTTACCAGCGGACTCTGAAGCAGCTGCAGAAGCTCGAGCACCATCTGAAGCAGAGCCATGAGAGTCCCAAGCCCATCACACAGCTCATTGCCTTCATGAAGGGCTCTCGCAAGATCGTCTTGACCCAGCCTTTGCACCAGCAGTTTGAGCGCCTTAGGGCGTTGCGCACCTGGCTGTTCTGGCTTCCTGTCGATATGCTGCAGCAGAGCAGTTGCTCCCCCAACTCGTTGGTCGTGATTGCTCACTACTACACGGCCGCTTTGCTGATGGAGCGTCTTTTCCCCGACATTGGTGCTGCCTACTTTGGAAGCCTTACCGTCAAGCCTATCGAGGAAATCCATCAACGTCTCAACAGCTCGGAGAGGGGCCAGACCTCTCTCAGTTTCATGGATCACCCCCTCGGCACAGTCTACGAGTTCCGCTCCCGCATGGGTTGGGCCCATCCTGTCGACACGCCCGCATTCCATCAGTACACGGCGCCGCCCTTCTACATGAACGACGGTTCACCGGCCATGGTTCCCGCTGCTTCTCCAGAGTACTTCTATGGAGACAACGTGTCATTCAGCTACAGCACCGAGGACCTGTCTGTTCCCAACAGCGCCGTCAGCCCTCTGCAGCTGTCATCCCCGTTCCCTCACTCTGGCAACCAGCAGTATCTTAACATCCCTAGCCCCTACGGCGCCTACAGTCCCGTCTCGAGCGTCTATGGCGACTTTGGCGACGCCGGCCACAGCGACTTCGAAGATTCTGGAAACTGGACGGTCCCCTACTCAGCCGCCTCTCCCGTCATGGGTCCTGCCAGCCACCGCTACAGTGTCGGGTTCGTTTCTTCTCCAATCCAGTCCACGTGGGCCTAG